A window from Nitrospira sp. ND1 encodes these proteins:
- a CDS encoding mannose-1-phosphate guanylyltransferase/mannose-6-phosphate isomerase: MDMTEHLYPVILAGGSGTRFWPLSRHLYPKQLLRIIGDETLIQQTMRRVLSCAKPEQVIISTNPGQADSIRVQLGEWKSALKDNYVVEPVGRNTAPAIALVAAELLLRDPHAMMLVLPADHVVTGEKAFKAAVALGVQLAEQGHLVTFGIKPTRPETGYGYIQPNRRKSLAKKGRLTGHPVARFVEKPNRTKAAQYLKNGHFYWNSGMFLWKAATILEEIQQHQPQLAKAIQRVHALMASGAEPGLVEAAYKKVPSVSIDNGVMEQSANAAMIPVGFGWSDVGNWSSLEEVAPRDKSGNVVSGRVIDMDSTNSVLYADRRVVATIGLSDMVVVDTPDATLICPKSRSQDVKQMVEILKQQGAPEHLEHLTVFRPWGSYTVLEEGPGYKVKRVTVNPGGRLSLQLHHKRSEHWVVIAGTARVTRGEELLDLRVGQSTAIPVETPHRLENLGSETLHIIEVQNGPYLGEDDIVRFQDAYGRTSVR, from the coding sequence ATGGATATGACGGAACATCTCTATCCGGTTATTCTGGCCGGCGGCAGCGGGACGCGGTTCTGGCCGCTAAGCCGCCATCTCTATCCGAAGCAATTGCTACGGATCATCGGCGACGAGACGCTCATTCAGCAGACGATGCGACGCGTCCTCTCCTGCGCGAAGCCCGAGCAGGTCATCATCTCGACCAATCCGGGCCAGGCGGATTCGATTCGGGTGCAATTGGGAGAGTGGAAATCCGCGTTGAAAGATAACTACGTGGTCGAGCCGGTCGGTCGCAATACGGCCCCCGCCATTGCGCTGGTGGCTGCCGAGCTTCTGCTGCGCGATCCTCATGCGATGATGCTGGTCTTGCCTGCGGATCATGTCGTGACCGGTGAGAAGGCGTTCAAGGCGGCGGTGGCGCTGGGTGTGCAACTGGCCGAACAGGGACATTTGGTGACGTTCGGGATCAAGCCGACCAGACCTGAAACGGGGTATGGGTATATACAGCCCAACCGACGGAAGTCTCTGGCCAAGAAGGGGCGGCTGACGGGTCATCCGGTCGCAAGATTTGTCGAGAAGCCGAACCGGACCAAGGCGGCGCAATACTTAAAAAACGGTCACTTCTATTGGAACAGCGGGATGTTTCTCTGGAAGGCCGCCACTATTCTCGAAGAAATTCAGCAGCACCAGCCGCAACTGGCCAAGGCGATTCAGCGGGTCCATGCGCTTATGGCCTCGGGTGCTGAGCCGGGGCTGGTCGAGGCAGCCTATAAGAAAGTGCCCTCGGTGTCGATCGATAACGGGGTCATGGAACAGTCGGCCAATGCAGCGATGATTCCCGTCGGATTCGGATGGTCGGACGTGGGCAATTGGAGCAGCCTCGAAGAGGTCGCGCCACGCGACAAGTCCGGGAACGTCGTCAGCGGGCGCGTCATCGATATGGACAGCACCAATTCCGTGCTGTACGCCGATCGCCGGGTCGTCGCGACCATCGGGCTTTCCGACATGGTGGTGGTCGATACGCCGGATGCGACGTTGATCTGTCCGAAGTCGCGCTCACAAGATGTGAAGCAGATGGTTGAGATCCTTAAACAGCAGGGAGCTCCTGAACACTTGGAGCACTTGACCGTGTTTCGTCCGTGGGGATCCTACACGGTCTTGGAAGAAGGCCCTGGGTACAAGGTCAAGCGGGTGACGGTGAATCCCGGAGGGCGTCTGTCGCTGCAACTCCATCATAAGCGCAGTGAGCACTGGGTCGTCATCGCCGGGACTGCGCGGGTCACGAGAGGCGAAGAGCTCCTGGATCTGCGGGTGGGGCAGAGCACGGCCATCCCGGTCGAGACGCCTCATCGCCTTGAAAATCTCGGTTCGGAGACGTTGCATATCATCGAAGTTCAGAACGGCCCCTACCTCGGGGAGGATGACATCGTGCGTTTTCAGGACGCCTACGGCCGAACCTCCGTACGGTGA
- a CDS encoding glycosyltransferase — MTVAGVSSPAHAGLVNRLGLWILAMLLLSPAVFKVRVMGGLVVHPFVLALIVAWGWVLYASADTFSRRKRGWYSPEWQTWNTPLILLGLSIAGLALSLGINSIRLGSLQSTGWLLLLKWGLYLAPLPLTALLALRTGFQVVRLVSYLIPAVALLTLLYSCFRMGQALDGRYINAYVDASSTFFAMGMFAEVLSPEGLVVRSDTGSHGAYGMYLAFASLFSLCLALFQGWHGIVNRGYAVLQGLILAPLCFMGILWTGSRSSLVLLLGAILMLGLLTMVNPGGLLARSRRLAFAGLLFLMPLGLLGLIHVLEVKVPTLDRVRDTLTASMQLEQTVRGELSPVDERHASTQRAVQNVQTRVWLWGQSFRYLLRHPFTVVTGIGYDRRRFVEEVVGIPFEGFNFNYQTAHNLYLDVLIKGGIGPLLPLVAACVWLLWVGIKSVTIPVREPSAVVRIGVGWIALACWPPLLLVSLTCEELLTDNLMLHWTALFGLLLGLCGTALAEWLPNRIVHMTATAGVGGGPAYLTALADHQLGSRMQVRVFCSDEKPYVEIWRRMPLDLSVLPMRRPNARSVWQLLKELLRAPAPIHAHGRGAAFFAIWVKILVRVPVIYTPHGPHYADNQGWRYLSGWLFELCCRLLLDAIVYVSPGERETARRHRLPTSNSLVVLSGLVQENAQSIHSGDTGKSLRAELTIPDGRFLIGWIGRFHRQKGLDILLESVRIVSTQVPEATWAVIGEGSEEDRRRYRSILDTLPQPDRVLFLGGRPDAFALMRAFDLFVSTSRWEGLPLVLLEAMEQGIPIVASDVIGNRDVLQGWGMLFNANDPKAAGEAQIRLALDAPLRARLTKLGREVRRSRFALSRMLREMDQAYYEILGASIFPNGQPSGSVVATPADASTRWSAGVSFPG, encoded by the coding sequence ATGACGGTCGCGGGCGTCTCATCTCCCGCTCATGCGGGCTTGGTCAATCGCCTGGGCTTGTGGATTCTCGCGATGCTCCTGCTCTCGCCGGCGGTGTTCAAAGTTCGTGTGATGGGTGGCCTCGTCGTCCATCCGTTCGTGCTGGCGCTGATCGTCGCATGGGGTTGGGTGTTGTATGCGAGTGCCGATACGTTTTCTCGACGGAAACGCGGGTGGTACTCTCCCGAGTGGCAGACGTGGAACACCCCGCTGATTCTGCTGGGGCTCTCGATCGCCGGATTGGCGCTGAGTCTCGGCATCAATTCCATTCGACTGGGATCGCTCCAATCGACCGGCTGGCTGCTCTTGCTGAAATGGGGGCTCTATCTGGCCCCGCTTCCGCTGACGGCGCTGCTGGCTCTTAGGACCGGCTTTCAGGTCGTCAGACTGGTCAGCTACCTGATTCCCGCGGTCGCCCTTCTCACGTTGCTCTATTCGTGCTTTCGAATGGGGCAGGCCCTCGATGGCCGGTATATCAATGCCTACGTCGATGCGTCCTCCACATTTTTTGCGATGGGCATGTTTGCGGAAGTTCTGTCGCCCGAGGGCCTGGTCGTACGCTCCGACACCGGTAGTCACGGGGCCTACGGCATGTACCTGGCTTTCGCATCGCTGTTCAGTCTTTGTTTGGCCTTGTTTCAAGGATGGCACGGCATAGTGAATCGCGGGTACGCGGTCCTGCAAGGGCTGATCCTTGCTCCCTTGTGCTTCATGGGCATTCTCTGGACCGGGTCGCGATCCAGCCTTGTCCTACTGCTTGGGGCCATCCTGATGTTGGGCCTCCTGACTATGGTCAATCCCGGAGGGCTGCTCGCGCGGTCCCGCCGCTTGGCGTTTGCCGGCCTGCTGTTCCTGATGCCGCTTGGTCTATTGGGACTGATTCACGTGCTTGAGGTGAAGGTCCCCACACTTGATCGGGTGCGGGACACACTGACCGCTTCCATGCAACTCGAACAAACCGTCCGCGGAGAACTGTCTCCCGTGGACGAGCGGCACGCGTCGACTCAGCGGGCGGTGCAGAACGTTCAGACGCGTGTCTGGCTCTGGGGCCAATCGTTCCGGTATCTTCTGCGGCATCCGTTCACCGTGGTGACCGGCATCGGGTATGACCGCCGCCGTTTCGTCGAAGAAGTGGTCGGGATCCCCTTCGAAGGTTTCAACTTCAACTACCAGACGGCTCATAACCTGTATCTCGATGTCCTGATCAAGGGCGGGATCGGACCGCTGCTGCCGCTCGTCGCCGCCTGTGTCTGGTTGCTGTGGGTGGGCATCAAGAGCGTCACGATTCCCGTGCGTGAGCCGAGTGCCGTCGTGCGTATCGGCGTCGGATGGATCGCCTTGGCCTGTTGGCCGCCGCTATTATTGGTCAGCCTGACCTGTGAGGAGTTGTTGACGGACAACTTGATGCTCCATTGGACCGCCTTGTTCGGCCTCCTTCTGGGATTGTGCGGGACGGCGCTGGCGGAATGGTTGCCGAATCGTATCGTACACATGACGGCGACTGCCGGGGTGGGCGGCGGGCCGGCCTACCTGACGGCGCTGGCGGACCACCAACTCGGGTCCCGCATGCAGGTGCGCGTATTCTGTTCGGACGAGAAGCCCTATGTCGAGATCTGGCGCCGGATGCCGTTGGACCTGTCCGTGCTGCCGATGCGACGCCCCAATGCGCGCTCGGTCTGGCAGTTGCTGAAAGAGTTGTTGCGCGCGCCGGCGCCGATTCATGCGCATGGTCGCGGGGCCGCGTTTTTTGCCATCTGGGTCAAGATTCTTGTCCGCGTGCCGGTGATCTATACGCCGCACGGGCCGCACTATGCCGACAACCAGGGATGGCGCTACCTGTCTGGCTGGCTGTTCGAGTTGTGCTGTCGCCTCTTGCTGGATGCCATCGTGTATGTGTCTCCGGGGGAGCGGGAGACCGCTCGTCGGCATCGGCTGCCGACGTCGAACTCCCTTGTGGTGTTGTCGGGACTGGTTCAAGAAAACGCGCAGTCGATTCATTCCGGTGATACGGGGAAGAGCTTACGTGCAGAACTCACGATCCCGGACGGGAGATTCCTCATCGGATGGATCGGCCGGTTTCACCGCCAGAAGGGCCTGGATATTCTCCTTGAGTCCGTGCGGATCGTGTCGACGCAAGTACCCGAGGCCACGTGGGCGGTGATCGGGGAGGGCAGTGAAGAGGACCGACGACGGTATCGATCGATCCTGGATACCCTTCCACAGCCGGATCGGGTGCTGTTCCTCGGCGGGCGGCCGGATGCGTTTGCCTTGATGAGAGCCTTCGATCTCTTCGTCTCGACCTCTCGCTGGGAAGGGCTTCCGCTCGTCTTGCTGGAGGCGATGGAGCAGGGCATTCCTATCGTGGCCAGTGATGTGATCGGGAACCGTGATGTGCTGCAGGGGTGGGGCATGCTCTTCAATGCCAACGACCCCAAGGCGGCGGGCGAGGCGCAAATTCGTCTGGCGCTCGATGCCCCGTTGCGGGCGCGGCTGACGAAGCTGGGTCGGGAGGTCAGGCGGTCACGATTCGCGCTGAGTCGAATGTTGCGGGAAATGGATCAGGCGTATTATGAAATTCTAGGAGCCTCGATCTTCCCGAACGGTCAGCCTTCCGGATCCGTTGTCGCAACGCCGGCAGACGCGTCCACCCGGTGGTCCGCCGGGGTGTCCTTTCCGGGGTAA
- a CDS encoding undecaprenyl-phosphate glucose phosphotransferase, with protein MLRRHSQFLKSLLFCIDLGLICACWVGAYYLRFSEIVEPATKGIPPLRIYLLLLVPIIAVWGMSFQAFDLYRPRRMGTRLSEFLDVAKANTLSVLILVALTFFFRQYEYSRLVLLYFWLLNLITLGFSRVLFREALRFLRRHGYNQRHALVIGTSRLGRRVVDALAQHPELGVKVHGFLSADSRKVGERINGVPVIGRYDDLQERVQSGVDIVFVCLPPEDEQWAEKMFTCLATTMVEVKALPAMCEFVSLRAEAEMFEGLPLITLQGSPLYGWNLVIKRVLDVVGASAALVVFSPVLCAIAALVKLTSPGPVFFRQLRMGLDGQAFEMLKFRSMKLDAESETGPVWTQPNDDRRTPIGAFLRRTSLDELPQFWNVLRGEMSIVGPRPERPEFIARFRETLPQYMLRHKMKAGITGWAQINGWRGNTSLERRIEHDLYYIEHWSIWFDFKIMLLTVWRGFIHRHAY; from the coding sequence ATGCTCAGACGCCACTCCCAATTTCTCAAAAGTCTGCTGTTTTGTATCGATCTCGGGCTGATCTGCGCCTGCTGGGTCGGAGCCTACTACCTTCGTTTTTCAGAGATCGTGGAACCTGCCACCAAGGGCATTCCTCCTCTCCGGATCTATCTGCTGTTGTTGGTGCCGATCATCGCAGTCTGGGGCATGTCGTTCCAGGCCTTCGACCTCTACCGCCCGCGACGGATGGGCACGCGGTTGTCGGAGTTTCTCGACGTGGCGAAAGCCAATACCCTCTCCGTGCTGATTCTGGTGGCATTGACCTTTTTCTTCCGGCAGTACGAATATTCCCGACTGGTGCTCCTCTATTTCTGGCTGTTGAACCTCATCACCCTGGGTTTTTCGCGGGTGCTGTTCCGGGAGGCGCTTCGGTTCCTGCGTCGGCACGGATACAATCAACGCCATGCGCTGGTCATCGGCACCAGCCGGCTGGGACGACGGGTGGTGGACGCGCTCGCTCAGCATCCGGAGCTGGGGGTGAAAGTGCATGGGTTCTTGAGCGCCGATTCCCGGAAGGTGGGTGAGCGGATCAACGGGGTGCCGGTGATCGGGCGGTACGATGACCTGCAGGAACGTGTTCAGTCAGGTGTCGATATCGTCTTTGTCTGCCTGCCTCCGGAGGACGAGCAGTGGGCTGAAAAAATGTTTACCTGTTTGGCCACGACGATGGTCGAAGTGAAGGCCTTGCCCGCGATGTGCGAATTTGTGAGCCTGCGCGCGGAGGCCGAGATGTTCGAGGGCCTTCCGCTCATCACGTTGCAGGGATCGCCGTTGTACGGGTGGAATCTGGTCATCAAACGGGTGTTGGATGTGGTCGGCGCATCGGCGGCGCTGGTGGTATTCTCCCCGGTGTTATGCGCGATCGCGGCCTTGGTGAAACTGACTTCGCCCGGCCCGGTCTTTTTCCGTCAACTCCGTATGGGATTGGACGGGCAGGCGTTCGAAATGTTGAAATTCCGTTCCATGAAGCTCGATGCGGAGTCGGAAACCGGCCCGGTCTGGACGCAACCCAATGACGATCGCCGGACACCGATCGGCGCGTTTCTGCGCCGAACCAGCTTGGATGAGTTGCCGCAATTCTGGAACGTGCTGCGCGGGGAGATGAGCATCGTCGGTCCCAGGCCCGAACGGCCCGAGTTCATCGCCCGGTTTCGAGAAACACTTCCGCAGTACATGCTGCGGCACAAGATGAAAGCCGGGATTACCGGGTGGGCGCAGATCAACGGATGGCGTGGCAACACGTCACTGGAACGGCGGATCGAGCACGACCTGTACTACATTGAACACTGGTCGATCTGGTTCGACTTCAAAATCATGCTGCTCACGGTCTGGCGAGGGTTTATCCACCGGCATGCGTATTGA
- a CDS encoding glycosyltransferase family 1 protein: MRMVQSAGIGTYLQELVPRLFKVLSKPAFCLLGQADLLRGFSWAQHPNIRIIDCRAGIYSLREQVELPMRIPRDTTLYWSPHYNIPLLYRGPLLVTVHDTFHLAMPQFVDGWHRRAYARLMFRAVRAKAAAIVCVSQFARDQLLQFVPEGRQEVIVVHNGVDVSWFTPVPGGPPHGKPYVLFVGSVKPHKNLSRLLEAFALVQKHIPHDLVIIGRREGLITGDASAMAMASAMGDRVICVGELEHGDELLRRYYRYADVLVMPSLYESFGLPALEALASGCPVIVSRVAGLPEVYGEGAMYCDPYDPSDIAERIRLMVSDRGVREQYLTAGQAVATQYDWDTTVEKLAAVVCASRL, encoded by the coding sequence ATGCGAATGGTGCAGTCTGCGGGCATCGGGACATACCTGCAAGAACTGGTTCCACGGTTGTTCAAGGTTTTGTCCAAGCCCGCCTTTTGTCTGCTCGGTCAGGCTGACCTCCTCCGCGGATTCAGCTGGGCTCAGCATCCGAATATCAGGATCATCGATTGCCGGGCGGGGATTTATTCACTACGCGAGCAGGTTGAGCTCCCGATGCGGATTCCCCGCGATACCACCCTCTATTGGTCCCCTCACTACAATATTCCATTGTTGTACCGAGGGCCTCTATTGGTGACGGTCCACGACACATTTCACCTGGCGATGCCGCAATTCGTGGACGGGTGGCATCGACGGGCCTATGCGCGCCTGATGTTTCGAGCCGTAAGGGCCAAGGCGGCCGCCATTGTGTGTGTCTCTCAATTTGCCAGGGACCAACTCCTGCAGTTCGTTCCCGAGGGACGGCAGGAAGTCATCGTGGTGCATAACGGGGTGGATGTCTCATGGTTCACGCCGGTGCCTGGCGGGCCGCCCCACGGGAAACCCTACGTACTCTTCGTCGGAAGCGTCAAGCCGCACAAGAACCTGTCCCGTCTGCTGGAGGCATTTGCCCTGGTGCAGAAGCACATTCCGCATGACCTGGTGATCATCGGTCGCCGGGAGGGCCTCATCACCGGCGACGCGTCGGCGATGGCGATGGCCTCCGCCATGGGCGATCGAGTGATCTGTGTCGGCGAGTTGGAGCATGGAGATGAATTGCTCCGTCGCTACTATCGGTACGCGGATGTTCTGGTGATGCCCTCGCTTTATGAGAGTTTCGGGCTTCCGGCCTTGGAGGCGCTGGCGTCCGGCTGTCCGGTCATCGTCTCCCGCGTCGCGGGGTTACCCGAGGTGTATGGAGAAGGCGCCATGTACTGTGATCCGTATGACCCGTCCGATATTGCGGAGCGCATCCGACTGATGGTGAGTGATCGCGGGGTGCGAGAACAGTACCTCACTGCCGGGCAGGCTGTGGCCACGCAGTACGATTGGGACACAACAGTAGAAAAGCTCGCTGCCGTCGTGTGCGCCTCCCGGCTGTGA
- a CDS encoding lipopolysaccharide biosynthesis protein: MRRTGQADIPEAATARERVAEAGAPAIPVSRAAGPLILSDVLLQGMRYLLLLYLGYRSLTYAGAFLLGSALGAVLGGMVDFGINQYWLRLTGPDLCLNQRTFSRVLRGKVLACLGGLLCIGGGIALGAWSPSLPMAMVVGIGLAATQVLAETCEAAGLSLHRYQMVALFRVLMSVGMYGVPLVLAWTLQQEANHAGLDLALLAGLMIGVLLCGLYAWRMMALLPGGTYGNRGYRRAWWEARWLGLNQIAIVLDVRAPLLILGFMLGASAVGLYGLVQRTTAVVELAWASLSRLLLRSYAEMVGEKGSDQIKARVRMAGLVTVAVMAIASAGLWSAIIFYGRFAEVSTETVVALSLLQWAVVAIGFSSVKRPFVSGLIALFQERLVCRVNVTAALIGLLLVPLCIRYWGIWGPVMAWIVLEVAACLVLVLLFFYVSGQARPALVTRASGGIGGYTK, from the coding sequence GTGAGACGAACCGGGCAGGCAGACATTCCCGAGGCCGCAACTGCCCGGGAGAGAGTAGCAGAGGCCGGTGCCCCTGCCATACCCGTCAGCCGCGCCGCGGGTCCATTGATCCTATCGGACGTCCTGCTGCAGGGGATGCGCTATCTGCTGCTGCTCTATCTGGGATACCGTTCACTGACCTATGCGGGCGCGTTTTTGTTGGGGTCCGCCCTGGGTGCGGTGCTGGGGGGGATGGTCGATTTTGGAATCAACCAGTATTGGCTGAGACTGACCGGCCCGGACCTGTGCCTGAATCAGCGGACCTTCTCTCGTGTGTTGCGTGGCAAGGTGCTGGCGTGCCTGGGCGGACTTCTCTGTATCGGTGGAGGGATCGCGTTGGGTGCCTGGAGTCCCTCACTACCGATGGCGATGGTCGTCGGCATCGGGCTTGCGGCGACGCAGGTGCTGGCCGAAACCTGTGAGGCCGCAGGGTTGTCGCTGCACCGGTATCAGATGGTGGCGCTTTTCCGGGTGTTGATGAGTGTGGGGATGTATGGTGTGCCTCTTGTGTTGGCTTGGACCCTGCAGCAGGAAGCGAATCATGCGGGTCTCGACCTGGCCCTGCTCGCAGGACTGATGATTGGAGTGCTTCTGTGCGGTCTGTATGCGTGGAGGATGATGGCGTTGCTTCCGGGAGGGACGTACGGGAACCGCGGGTATCGCCGTGCTTGGTGGGAGGCTCGCTGGCTCGGCTTGAACCAGATCGCCATCGTGCTAGATGTCCGGGCTCCGTTGCTCATTCTTGGTTTCATGCTGGGAGCGTCGGCGGTGGGGCTCTATGGTCTGGTACAACGGACGACCGCTGTGGTGGAATTGGCGTGGGCCTCACTCTCTCGACTGCTGTTGAGATCCTATGCCGAGATGGTCGGAGAGAAGGGGTCGGATCAGATCAAGGCCCGTGTGCGCATGGCCGGCCTCGTCACGGTCGCCGTCATGGCCATCGCCTCAGCCGGCCTGTGGAGCGCCATCATCTTTTATGGGAGATTCGCGGAGGTTTCGACGGAGACCGTCGTGGCGCTCTCTCTCTTGCAGTGGGCGGTCGTGGCCATCGGGTTCAGTTCCGTCAAGCGTCCGTTTGTGTCAGGGCTGATCGCGCTGTTCCAAGAGCGGCTCGTGTGTCGGGTCAATGTGACCGCCGCGCTGATCGGACTGCTGCTGGTTCCGCTGTGCATACGATATTGGGGTATCTGGGGGCCGGTCATGGCCTGGATTGTGTTGGAGGTCGCGGCCTGTCTGGTGCTGGTGCTGTTGTTTTTCTACGTATCCGGTCAAGCAAGACCCGCGCTGGTGACGAGGGCCTCCGGCGGAATAGGTGGCTATACGAAATGA
- a CDS encoding HAD family hydrolase: MPSTTRRTKTSAKPRFSLQETLRGIRLFATDVDGVLTDAGMYYSESGDEWKKFNTHDGMGIKLLQKAGILTAIITQESTKIVMRRAQKLTIPEVHQGVYDKLAVLKELIARHGFSMDQVAYIGDDVNDLQALGAVGFSAAPADGMPPVLKTVRYVCKKKGGEGAVREVADLILAAR, encoded by the coding sequence ATGCCCAGCACAACACGCCGCACAAAAACTTCCGCCAAGCCTCGTTTCTCGCTTCAAGAAACACTTCGAGGAATCCGGTTATTTGCGACGGATGTCGATGGGGTCTTGACCGACGCCGGCATGTACTATTCCGAGTCCGGCGACGAGTGGAAAAAGTTCAATACGCATGACGGGATGGGGATCAAACTCTTGCAGAAGGCCGGGATTCTGACCGCGATCATTACGCAGGAGTCGACAAAAATCGTGATGCGCCGCGCGCAAAAGCTGACGATTCCCGAAGTGCACCAGGGTGTGTATGACAAGCTCGCCGTGCTCAAGGAGCTGATTGCACGGCATGGCTTCTCGATGGATCAGGTGGCCTACATCGGTGACGATGTGAACGATCTCCAGGCCCTGGGTGCAGTCGGATTTTCAGCCGCCCCGGCCGACGGAATGCCGCCGGTGCTGAAGACGGTTCGATATGTGTGCAAGAAAAAGGGCGGAGAGGGCGCGGTACGGGAAGTGGCCGATCTCATTCTGGCGGCTCGGTAG
- a CDS encoding glycosyltransferase: MKSLRVAIVHDWLTGMRGGERCLEAFCELFPDADLYTLLHIKGTVSPTIERHRITTSFVQSFPLAARYYRYYLPVFPAAIEHVRLPSYDLVLSSSHCVAKGIRPPAGAKHLCYIHAPMRYVWDQFDNYAGGGRSGVVARLGMELFRKRLQAWDVASAARVDQFVANSRNIAGKVQRYYDRPAAVLHPPVDWQTFQAAEQSEDFYFMVTAFAPYKRVDLAIQACNVMKRRLKIIGKGQEEARLRKLAGPTVEFLGWQPDEVVRDHYARCRALLFPGEEDFGIVPLEAMACGKPVLAFGRGGALETVVPLTGVGSVEGTPVRGGTDSVTGAGNVATGVFFFTQSVESVVEAMESFERRRTEFDPHAIRDHVAAFDRRLFKERMKAFAMGALTGTAS; encoded by the coding sequence ATGAAGTCGTTACGAGTTGCGATTGTCCACGATTGGCTCACCGGGATGCGGGGCGGCGAGCGCTGCCTGGAGGCGTTCTGCGAGCTGTTCCCCGATGCCGATCTCTACACCCTGCTGCACATCAAGGGGACGGTGTCGCCCACGATCGAGCGTCACCGGATCACGACCAGTTTCGTTCAATCCTTCCCGCTGGCCGCGCGGTACTATCGGTATTATTTGCCCGTATTTCCTGCTGCGATCGAGCATGTTCGCCTCCCGTCCTACGACCTGGTCTTAAGTTCGAGCCATTGTGTGGCCAAGGGCATTCGCCCGCCGGCGGGAGCGAAACATCTCTGCTACATTCATGCGCCCATGCGGTATGTGTGGGATCAGTTCGACAACTATGCCGGCGGCGGGCGATCGGGAGTCGTGGCGAGATTGGGCATGGAACTGTTCCGGAAGCGTCTGCAGGCCTGGGATGTGGCCTCCGCCGCTCGGGTGGATCAATTCGTGGCCAATTCTCGGAACATCGCCGGGAAGGTGCAACGGTATTACGACCGGCCGGCGGCCGTGCTGCATCCCCCGGTCGATTGGCAGACGTTTCAAGCCGCGGAACAATCGGAGGACTTCTATTTCATGGTCACGGCCTTTGCGCCGTATAAACGGGTTGATCTGGCCATTCAGGCGTGTAATGTTATGAAACGACGACTGAAGATCATCGGCAAGGGGCAAGAGGAGGCGCGGTTGCGCAAGCTCGCCGGCCCGACGGTCGAATTTCTGGGCTGGCAGCCGGACGAGGTGGTCAGGGATCACTATGCGCGCTGTCGGGCGTTGCTCTTTCCAGGCGAGGAAGATTTTGGTATCGTCCCATTGGAAGCGATGGCCTGCGGCAAGCCTGTGCTTGCCTTCGGGCGCGGGGGAGCGCTGGAGACCGTGGTGCCGTTGACGGGTGTCGGATCCGTCGAGGGCACACCTGTGCGAGGGGGAACCGATTCTGTGACCGGTGCGGGGAACGTTGCCACGGGAGTGTTTTTCTTCACTCAGTCGGTCGAATCCGTTGTCGAGGCGATGGAGTCCTTCGAGCGTCGCCGGACGGAGTTTGATCCGCATGCCATTCGTGACCACGTGGCCGCCTTCGACCGCCGGCTGTTCAAGGAGCGCATGAAAGCCTTCGCGATGGGGGCGTTGACCGGTACGGCTTCATAG
- a CDS encoding glycosyltransferase family 4 protein has protein sequence MKKLHLVVLSDFGYVNGGNAAVALASARGLARRGHAVTLLSAVGATTPSDDPDGVRLVSTDQQEILTDSNRMRAILQGTWNVTAARMLRALLRDLDPACTVVHLHSWTQALSSSVVRAALAVGVRVVYTMHDYFSLCPNGTFFNHQQNEICRLRPMSLSCIASHCDKRSYSHKLWRILRQAVQAHRGGIPNRILDFIAVSPFSHAILAPGLPAGARVYHVPSPIEVSRDVPARVAANRAFVMVGKITQGKGAIVFAKAARALGCDALFVGDGPCAQEVVQVYPRARVTGWVSREKVTEYLKTARVLVFPSLWYETEGLSVIEAAALGVPAIVSGTSAARMSIADGVTGLCFAGADEADLIRAMRTLSADDALVGAMGQAAHQRYWENPRTLDRHVSELEAVYEQALRGRI, from the coding sequence ATGAAAAAACTTCATCTCGTGGTTCTCAGCGATTTTGGATACGTGAACGGCGGCAACGCTGCCGTGGCGTTGGCGAGTGCCAGGGGGCTCGCTCGTCGCGGTCATGCCGTGACCCTGTTGTCCGCGGTCGGGGCGACGACGCCCAGCGATGATCCCGATGGGGTTCGATTGGTTTCAACCGATCAACAGGAGATTCTGACGGATTCGAACCGAATGCGAGCCATTCTTCAAGGGACGTGGAACGTCACGGCGGCCCGGATGCTTCGCGCGCTTCTTCGAGATCTCGATCCCGCCTGTACCGTGGTGCATCTCCATAGCTGGACCCAAGCCCTGTCCTCCAGTGTGGTGCGCGCCGCGTTGGCGGTAGGGGTTCGGGTTGTGTACACTATGCACGATTACTTTTCTCTGTGCCCCAACGGGACCTTCTTCAATCATCAACAGAACGAGATCTGCCGGCTCCGGCCGATGTCGCTCTCCTGTATCGCCAGCCACTGCGACAAACGCAGCTATTCGCATAAGCTCTGGCGAATCCTGCGACAGGCGGTGCAGGCCCACCGGGGAGGGATCCCCAATCGAATTCTTGATTTCATTGCCGTCTCGCCGTTCAGTCACGCGATCCTGGCGCCGGGTCTTCCCGCGGGGGCTCGCGTGTACCACGTCCCCAGTCCGATCGAGGTCTCACGGGACGTACCGGCGCGGGTTGCGGCAAACAGGGCGTTTGTGATGGTCGGAAAGATCACACAGGGAAAGGGCGCCATTGTGTTCGCCAAGGCCGCCCGCGCGTTGGGATGTGACGCCCTGTTCGTGGGCGACGGTCCCTGCGCTCAGGAAGTGGTGCAGGTGTATCCCCGTGCCCGAGTGACGGGATGGGTTTCCAGGGAAAAGGTGACGGAGTATCTGAAAACCGCCCGGGTGCTGGTGTTTCCCTCGTTATGGTACGAGACCGAGGGGTTGAGTGTGATTGAGGCCGCGGCGTTGGGAGTGCCGGCGATTGTATCCGGCACGTCGGCCGCGCGCATGTCCATTGCGGACGGGGTGACGGGGTTGTGTTTTGCAGGCGCCGACGAGGCGGACTTGATTCGAGCGATGCGGACACTCTCCGCCGACGATGCGCTCGTCGGGGCCATGGGGCAAGCCGCCCATCAGCGGTATTGGGAGAATCCCCGAACCTTAGACAGGCACGTGTCCGAGCTCGAAGCGGTCTATGAGCAGGCCTTGAGGGGACGGATATGA